One uncultured Caproiciproducens sp. DNA segment encodes these proteins:
- a CDS encoding helix-turn-helix transcriptional regulator, protein MTFAKRLKSIRTERGLTQQKVADGVGIHRSLLTYYERGENEPSAHTLCSMADYFGVTTDYLLGRTDRR, encoded by the coding sequence ATGACTTTTGCAAAACGTCTAAAATCCATACGAACCGAGCGCGGATTAACTCAGCAGAAAGTTGCAGACGGGGTCGGGATTCACAGATCGCTTCTTACTTATTATGAGCGTGGTGAAAATGAGCCAAGCGCGCATACACTCTGCAGTATGGCTGACTACTTCGGGGTGACGACCGATTATCTCTTAGGGAGAACAGACAGGAGGTAG
- a CDS encoding DEAD/DEAH box helicase — protein sequence MKFQSHGYQTYAIQRLITDPALALWLDMGLGKTAIVLTAVNDLKYNRFAISKVLVIAPKKVAEATWSKEAAKWDHLHMLRIIPVLGTLQKRIKALNSPADVYVINRENVQWLVDYYRNAWPFDMVVIDESSSFKNNKAKRFKSLTWVRGKISRIVELTGTPAPNGLLDLWAQIYLLDNGQRLGKTIGQFREHYFDPDQRDRDHVFSYAPKEGADGIIQDLLGDICISMKAEDYLELPDCISVTVPVVLDPKAQKSYDKLEKDMLLQVDEDTIDAGSAAVLTNKLLQLCNGAVYDENKQPVKIHDCKIEAFTELVEGLNGKSALVFYNFQHDRDRLLEVLKGSGLRVRVYQGPQDETDWNNHEIDILLAHPASCAYGLNLQDGGNHVIWFGLNWSLELYQQANKRLHRQGQKQKVIIHHLVVQGGMDEDVMAALENKSTTQDSLLNALRVRIEKVKEEK from the coding sequence ATGAAATTTCAGTCGCACGGGTATCAGACATACGCGATACAGCGTCTTATCACGGACCCGGCGCTTGCGCTTTGGTTGGACATGGGCCTTGGAAAAACAGCAATCGTCTTGACCGCTGTAAACGACCTGAAATATAATCGGTTTGCAATTTCAAAGGTGCTGGTTATCGCCCCCAAAAAGGTTGCAGAAGCCACATGGAGCAAAGAGGCGGCTAAGTGGGATCACCTGCATATGCTTCGGATCATCCCGGTACTGGGCACTCTACAAAAGCGGATTAAGGCACTGAATAGCCCCGCGGACGTGTATGTCATTAATCGGGAAAACGTCCAGTGGCTGGTTGACTATTACCGCAATGCCTGGCCGTTCGATATGGTTGTGATTGACGAAAGCAGCAGCTTCAAGAACAATAAGGCGAAACGGTTTAAGTCCCTTACATGGGTGCGGGGCAAAATATCCCGCATCGTGGAGCTGACCGGCACCCCGGCCCCGAACGGGCTGCTTGACTTATGGGCGCAAATCTATTTGCTGGACAATGGCCAACGGCTGGGCAAGACAATCGGGCAATTCCGCGAACATTACTTTGATCCGGATCAGCGCGACAGGGATCACGTTTTCAGCTATGCACCGAAAGAGGGCGCAGACGGCATCATTCAGGATTTACTTGGCGATATCTGCATTTCGATGAAAGCGGAGGATTATTTGGAGCTGCCTGACTGCATCAGTGTGACCGTGCCAGTCGTTCTGGATCCCAAGGCGCAAAAGTCCTATGACAAACTGGAAAAGGATATGCTTCTGCAGGTTGACGAGGATACGATTGATGCCGGTAGCGCCGCAGTGTTGACAAACAAGCTGTTGCAGCTGTGCAACGGGGCTGTGTATGACGAGAACAAGCAACCGGTAAAAATTCACGACTGCAAGATTGAGGCGTTCACGGAGCTTGTCGAGGGCCTAAATGGAAAGTCGGCCCTAGTGTTCTATAACTTTCAGCATGACCGGGACAGGCTGCTTGAAGTCCTGAAAGGCAGCGGCTTACGGGTTCGGGTGTATCAGGGGCCGCAGGATGAAACCGACTGGAACAATCATGAGATTGATATTCTTCTGGCACATCCGGCAAGCTGCGCGTATGGCCTTAACCTTCAGGACGGCGGCAATCACGTTATCTGGTTCGGGCTGAATTGGTCATTGGAGTTGTATCAGCAGGCCAACAAGCGTCTGCACAGGCAAGGCCAAAAGCAGAAGGTCATCATTCATCATCTGGTCGTGCAAGGCGGTATGGACGAGGATGTGATGGCCGCATTGGAGAATAAGAGCACCACGCAGGATTCCTTACTGAATGCCTTGCGGGTGCGCATTGAGAAAGTGAAGGAGGAAAAGTGA
- a CDS encoding VRR-NUC domain-containing protein, whose amino-acid sequence MRESTIEAYLRDQVKAIGGKAYKFISPGNNGVPDRLVCLPGGRVIFVELKAPGKKPTALQLQQQAKLRTLGFRVWVIDSKAMVDNFIAYATGKMMIDG is encoded by the coding sequence ATGCGGGAATCGACAATTGAGGCTTATCTCCGCGACCAGGTGAAAGCAATCGGCGGCAAGGCTTATAAGTTCATAAGCCCCGGAAACAATGGTGTGCCTGATAGGTTGGTTTGCTTACCGGGAGGCAGGGTGATTTTCGTAGAACTGAAAGCACCGGGCAAAAAGCCGACAGCCCTGCAGCTTCAACAACAGGCAAAATTACGAACCCTTGGTTTTAGAGTTTGGGTGATTGATAGTAAAGCAATGGTTGATAATTTTATCGCCTATGCGACAGGAAAGATGATGATTGACGGATGA
- a CDS encoding virulence-associated E family protein: protein MLNYDRQITISAAGSRNSTKWPAQTLYISDLYDRLRVPTRGTEPLAEYLRMKKPQQDGLKDVGGFVGGIVHGGGRRKSNAIDGRDVLTLDLDHIQPVGTDDVLRRVDGLGCGYAIYSTRKHSPEAPRLRVLLPLDRTVTADEYEPIARKAAQLIGIDMCDPSTFEASRLMYWPSCCADSQYVYTYGDKGFLSADGVLAMYGDWRNVAEWPQVPGTQDVHKRLAAKQGDPTAKGGVVGAFCRTYDIYSAMDKFLPGIYEPVDNSPERYTFTGGSTTGGAVVYDNGNFIFSHHATDPAGGKLCNAFDLVRMHLYAVKDDDAKPDTPNNRLPSFTSMCELAVADQNVAALLNKERYEVATKDFEDVPTDNDTDAANWMSKLQTNAQGAPLKTIDNIWTILENDPRLKGKFAMNEFANRGEVFGSLPWNPFECRRQWEDSDNDGAYWYMEKIYNLSAPGKVDSALALHSKRHSFNEVKDYLTGLQWDGMPRLDTLFIDYFGSADTPYIRAVTRKAFTAAVARTMTPGVKFDVMTVISGKQGIGKSTLLRKMSRGWFTDGIRSFEGKEASELVQGVWLVEIGELEAFRRSDINRVKQFLSQQMDRYRAAYAKNVKECPRCCVFFGTTNNREYLQDKTGNRRFWPVDTGAQAATKSVFQDLDGEVDQIWAEAVMRWQLGEPLYLGKELEEYAQAEQEDHREHSPHEGIIHDFLEQKVPLDWQKWDLNRRNMFWSGGEKGEFELAERQRICALEVWCEALGNDQRFIKNTDAAEINSIIEMYGDWERMEKTAKFGYCKTQRGFRRKVTK, encoded by the coding sequence ATGTTAAATTATGACAGACAAATAACCATCAGCGCGGCGGGCAGCCGTAACTCTACCAAATGGCCCGCACAAACGCTTTACATATCCGACTTATACGACCGCCTCCGTGTGCCAACGCGTGGCACTGAGCCCCTTGCGGAATATCTGAGAATGAAAAAGCCGCAGCAGGACGGTCTGAAGGATGTAGGCGGTTTTGTGGGTGGTATCGTTCACGGTGGTGGCCGGCGCAAAAGCAACGCCATCGATGGACGCGACGTGTTAACCCTTGACCTTGACCACATCCAGCCCGTCGGTACAGATGACGTGCTGCGCCGAGTGGATGGGCTGGGTTGCGGGTATGCAATTTACTCTACTCGCAAGCATTCCCCTGAAGCACCCCGGCTACGTGTACTGCTGCCCCTTGATCGCACGGTAACTGCAGACGAGTATGAGCCGATCGCGCGCAAGGCTGCGCAGCTCATCGGCATTGATATGTGCGATCCTTCAACCTTTGAAGCATCCCGGCTCATGTACTGGCCGTCCTGCTGTGCTGATAGTCAATATGTTTACACTTACGGTGACAAGGGCTTTTTATCCGCTGACGGAGTCCTTGCCATGTACGGTGACTGGCGTAATGTTGCGGAATGGCCGCAAGTACCCGGCACACAAGACGTTCACAAACGTCTGGCAGCAAAGCAGGGCGACCCCACGGCAAAAGGCGGTGTAGTCGGCGCGTTCTGCCGTACATACGATATTTACAGCGCCATGGACAAGTTTCTGCCCGGCATCTATGAGCCGGTAGATAATTCCCCCGAACGCTACACCTTCACCGGCGGCAGCACGACCGGCGGCGCGGTGGTGTATGACAATGGCAATTTCATTTTCTCCCATCATGCGACGGATCCGGCGGGCGGTAAACTGTGCAATGCTTTTGACCTGGTCCGCATGCACCTATACGCCGTCAAGGACGATGACGCCAAACCGGACACCCCGAACAACCGCTTACCTTCTTTCACATCAATGTGTGAGCTGGCCGTAGCGGATCAGAATGTCGCTGCCCTCCTCAATAAAGAGCGTTACGAAGTTGCCACTAAAGACTTTGAGGACGTTCCGACGGACAATGACACCGATGCAGCAAATTGGATGTCAAAGCTGCAAACAAATGCTCAGGGCGCGCCATTAAAAACCATTGACAATATTTGGACTATTCTTGAAAATGATCCACGACTAAAAGGTAAGTTTGCAATGAATGAGTTTGCCAACAGGGGTGAAGTATTTGGGTCTTTACCTTGGAATCCTTTTGAATGCCGCAGGCAATGGGAAGACAGTGACAATGATGGGGCGTACTGGTATATGGAGAAAATATACAACCTTTCAGCACCCGGCAAAGTGGATAGCGCACTGGCTTTACATAGTAAACGGCATTCTTTTAATGAGGTCAAAGATTATCTGACAGGACTTCAATGGGATGGTATGCCGCGCCTTGACACCCTGTTTATAGACTATTTCGGTTCTGCTGATACTCCATACATTCGTGCAGTCACCCGCAAAGCCTTTACAGCAGCGGTAGCCCGTACAATGACGCCGGGAGTAAAGTTTGATGTTATGACGGTAATATCGGGAAAGCAGGGCATCGGTAAAAGTACCCTTCTACGCAAAATGTCCCGCGGCTGGTTCACGGACGGTATCCGATCGTTTGAAGGTAAAGAAGCGTCCGAGCTTGTCCAAGGTGTTTGGCTAGTTGAAATTGGCGAGTTGGAAGCCTTTAGGCGCTCAGATATCAATCGGGTAAAACAGTTTCTAAGCCAACAAATGGACAGGTACCGCGCTGCTTACGCTAAGAATGTTAAAGAATGCCCCCGCTGCTGCGTGTTTTTCGGAACTACCAATAATCGTGAATACCTCCAAGACAAGACAGGAAACCGGAGGTTTTGGCCGGTGGATACGGGAGCTCAGGCTGCCACAAAGAGCGTTTTCCAAGATTTAGACGGAGAAGTGGACCAGATATGGGCCGAGGCCGTCATGCGCTGGCAGCTCGGAGAGCCATTATATTTAGGAAAAGAATTAGAGGAATACGCGCAGGCGGAGCAGGAAGATCACCGTGAGCATTCGCCTCATGAGGGTATCATACATGACTTTTTGGAACAGAAGGTTCCCCTAGACTGGCAAAAATGGGATCTTAACCGCCGCAATATGTTTTGGAGTGGTGGAGAAAAAGGTGAGTTTGAGCTTGCCGAACGCCAAAGGATCTGTGCATTAGAAGTATGGTGTGAAGCCCTGGGCAATGACCAAAGGTTCATTAAAAACACTGATGCCGCGGAAATCAACAGCATAATTGAAATGTACGGTGATTGGGAGCGGATGGAAAAAACAGCAAAATTCGGATATTGTAAAACGCAAAGGGGATTCCGACGAAAGGTGACAAAGTGA
- a CDS encoding DNA polymerase: MIHHLNIDLETYSSVPITKSGLYKYVQSPDFQILLFGYSLDGAPPIVIDMAQGEQIPQEINNALFSDSVIKHAYNASFEWYCLSRNLPDRTAWLYQWRDTMLHGLYCGYTAGLSATGAAMGLPEDKRKMGIGKSLIKLFCTPTTPTARNGQRTRTLPRHEPEKWELFKQYNAQDVVTEQEIERRLSPFPVPDDVQHQWETDLRINSRGVAVDLDLIAGALDCSERVTTDLTAEAVQLSGLDNPNSVAQLSKWIASETGEEVSDLRKETVKTMLGKDIDSDAARRMLEIRQELSKTSVKKYTAMVDAVCTDGRVRGLLQFYGANRTGRWAGRLVQVQNLPQTHIEPLPLARELVKAKKVDPLKVIYGGVPHTLSQLIRTAFVPAPGNMFVDADFSAIEARVIAWLAGEEWVLEVFRTHGKIYEACASQMFGVPIEKIVKGNPEYALRQKGKVATLALGYQGAAGALINMGALKQGLTEEELPDIVRRWRDSNKRIRDLWYSIENAALSVVKTGQPAGVRGLLFALEGDYSTGQFFMTITLPSCRKLYYAKPFISANQWGSDSLHYYGMNQTSKKWEVVDTYGGKLVENCVQAIARDCLSVNIERLEAAGYPVVFHVHDEVIIDCPADRVDLDAVCNIMGQSIDWAPRLPLKADGWVGKFYTKD, from the coding sequence ATGATCCATCATCTAAATATTGACTTGGAAACCTATTCATCCGTTCCAATAACAAAATCGGGGCTGTACAAATATGTGCAGTCCCCCGATTTTCAGATACTCTTATTCGGTTATTCCCTCGACGGTGCGCCGCCGATCGTCATTGATATGGCGCAAGGCGAACAAATACCGCAGGAAATCAATAACGCCCTATTCAGTGACAGCGTTATCAAGCACGCCTATAACGCATCGTTTGAATGGTACTGCCTATCTCGCAATCTGCCGGATCGTACAGCTTGGCTTTACCAGTGGCGCGACACAATGCTCCACGGCCTTTACTGTGGTTACACCGCGGGGTTGTCGGCAACCGGCGCGGCAATGGGCCTGCCGGAGGATAAGCGCAAAATGGGTATTGGCAAGTCACTTATTAAACTGTTCTGCACTCCGACAACACCCACAGCCCGTAACGGACAACGCACTCGCACGCTGCCACGTCACGAGCCGGAAAAATGGGAGCTGTTTAAACAATACAATGCACAGGATGTCGTTACCGAGCAGGAGATTGAACGTCGGTTATCTCCATTCCCCGTACCGGACGACGTGCAGCACCAATGGGAAACCGACCTGCGCATTAACTCACGCGGCGTGGCCGTTGACCTTGACCTTATTGCAGGGGCGCTGGATTGCTCCGAACGTGTTACGACCGACCTGACTGCCGAAGCGGTGCAACTGTCAGGACTGGATAACCCGAACAGTGTCGCACAGCTCTCAAAATGGATAGCAAGCGAAACGGGCGAAGAAGTTTCCGACCTCCGAAAGGAGACTGTGAAAACTATGCTGGGCAAAGATATCGACAGTGATGCCGCCCGTCGCATGCTTGAAATCAGACAAGAGTTAAGCAAGACCAGCGTAAAAAAATACACGGCTATGGTCGACGCCGTTTGCACCGATGGCCGTGTCAGAGGGCTGCTTCAGTTTTATGGTGCCAACCGTACTGGCAGGTGGGCGGGGCGGCTCGTGCAGGTGCAGAACCTGCCGCAGACACATATTGAACCTTTACCCCTTGCCCGGGAACTCGTCAAAGCGAAAAAAGTTGATCCTCTTAAAGTTATTTACGGCGGTGTTCCGCATACCTTGTCACAGCTCATCCGCACCGCGTTTGTTCCAGCGCCCGGAAACATGTTTGTTGACGCCGACTTCTCAGCCATTGAAGCGCGAGTGATTGCCTGGCTGGCCGGTGAAGAATGGGTGCTCGAAGTATTCAGGACACACGGAAAAATTTACGAAGCCTGTGCCTCTCAAATGTTCGGCGTACCTATTGAGAAAATTGTCAAAGGTAACCCTGAATATGCCCTTCGCCAAAAGGGAAAAGTTGCTACCCTCGCCCTCGGCTACCAAGGCGCAGCCGGAGCCCTCATTAATATGGGTGCATTAAAGCAAGGTCTTACGGAAGAAGAACTCCCTGACATCGTACGCCGTTGGCGTGACAGTAATAAGCGGATCCGTGACCTGTGGTACTCAATAGAAAACGCAGCGTTATCCGTCGTTAAAACCGGGCAACCGGCAGGCGTGCGGGGCTTATTGTTCGCCCTCGAGGGTGATTATTCGACAGGGCAATTTTTCATGACCATCACCCTGCCGAGTTGCCGCAAACTATATTATGCTAAACCATTTATCTCTGCCAACCAATGGGGCAGTGATTCCTTACATTATTATGGTATGAATCAGACGTCGAAGAAATGGGAGGTTGTTGACACCTATGGCGGTAAACTCGTGGAGAACTGCGTTCAGGCAATCGCCCGAGACTGCCTGTCCGTCAACATTGAACGGTTAGAGGCAGCAGGGTACCCGGTTGTGTTTCATGTACATGATGAAGTAATCATCGACTGCCCGGCAGATCGGGTCGACCTTGACGCGGTATGTAATATCATGGGCCAATCGATTGACTGGGCACCCCGCCTACCGCTGAAAGCCGATGGCTGGGTTGGAAAATTTTATACGAAAGATTAG
- a CDS encoding DUF2815 family protein — protein MYQNDAMKVLTGKVRLSYAALTTPRTPQQGGEAKYSVTLLIPKSDVATKADIDAAIQAAAKEGMEKAWKGVRPPMLKVPIHDGDGVRDSGEPFGEECKGHWVMTASSKQRPQVVDQTLSEITNASDIYSGMYARVTIRFFAYANSGNKGIGCGLNNVLKVEDGEPLSGHADAASDFAGIAQAPYPVTGSAPNIPGPAYGYPTQPQYPQYAPQPAAPAYPQQPVYPQTPAQPVQPSIDPITGRPMTGPIMGL, from the coding sequence ATGTATCAAAATGACGCAATGAAAGTATTAACCGGCAAAGTCCGTTTGTCCTATGCAGCCCTGACAACACCTCGCACCCCGCAGCAGGGCGGCGAAGCCAAGTACAGCGTTACCCTGCTTATTCCAAAGTCTGATGTGGCAACCAAGGCCGATATTGATGCAGCCATTCAAGCAGCGGCAAAAGAGGGTATGGAAAAGGCATGGAAGGGTGTTCGCCCTCCAATGCTTAAAGTCCCGATCCATGACGGCGACGGCGTCCGTGATAGTGGTGAGCCTTTTGGTGAAGAGTGTAAAGGCCATTGGGTTATGACTGCTTCCAGTAAACAAAGGCCGCAGGTCGTCGATCAGACTCTGTCTGAGATTACCAATGCAAGTGATATTTATTCCGGCATGTACGCCCGTGTGACAATTCGCTTTTTCGCCTATGCCAATAGTGGCAACAAAGGTATTGGTTGCGGCCTAAACAATGTGCTGAAGGTCGAGGATGGCGAACCGCTAAGCGGCCATGCGGACGCGGCGAGTGACTTCGCGGGTATTGCACAAGCACCTTACCCGGTAACCGGCAGCGCTCCGAATATTCCCGGCCCTGCATACGGTTACCCGACACAACCTCAGTATCCCCAGTATGCTCCGCAGCCCGCCGCGCCTGCTTACCCTCAACAGCCCGTTTACCCGCAGACACCTGCGCAGCCCGTGCAGCCGTCTATTGACCCGATTACGGGTAGGCCAATGACCGGACCGATTATGGGGCTGTAA
- a CDS encoding DUF2800 domain-containing protein, whose amino-acid sequence MLAQHALLSASSASRWMHCPPSARLEETLPDSTSDYAAEGTLAHAIGELKVRKKFLEPMSTRSYNSRMKKLEADPLYDPEMQQHTDAYLDYITGVTMAYPSRPYVTAEKRLDYSNYAPEGFGTGDCIIIGGDTLHVIDFKYGKGVPVSSEENPQMMLYALGAIDFYNIIYDIKQIVLTIVQPRLDSISEWTIERDKLLDWGVFTVRPVAQTAFNGEGDYCPGDWCRFCRAKAQCRARADTNTALEDFKGIAAPSKAESGKFPLPPLLSNTEVGEVLQKAIDLEKWASDLKEYALSAILAGEDVQGWKAVEGVSRRSWDDQETAFSDIKAAGIDEAMLYERKPVTAPALEKALGKKLFTEVVGAHIVAPPGKPTLVPETDKREAYHPHDAANDFAGVTE is encoded by the coding sequence ATGCTAGCACAACATGCATTACTTTCTGCATCCAGCGCTTCACGCTGGATGCACTGCCCCCCATCCGCACGTCTGGAAGAAACACTGCCGGACAGCACCAGTGACTATGCCGCTGAGGGAACACTTGCCCATGCCATTGGGGAGCTGAAGGTTAGGAAGAAATTCTTAGAACCAATGAGTACCCGCTCCTATAACAGCCGTATGAAAAAGCTGGAAGCCGATCCGCTTTATGACCCCGAAATGCAGCAACATACTGACGCTTATCTCGATTACATAACCGGCGTGACAATGGCCTATCCATCGCGCCCATATGTCACGGCTGAAAAGCGGCTGGATTATTCCAACTATGCCCCAGAAGGATTCGGGACCGGCGACTGCATCATCATCGGCGGCGACACACTGCACGTCATTGATTTTAAGTACGGCAAGGGTGTGCCTGTGTCCTCAGAAGAAAACCCGCAGATGATGCTTTATGCACTGGGTGCAATCGACTTTTACAACATCATTTACGATATCAAGCAGATTGTTTTGACCATCGTCCAGCCCCGACTTGACAGTATCAGTGAATGGACAATTGAACGGGACAAGCTGCTTGACTGGGGCGTGTTCACCGTTCGTCCCGTAGCACAGACAGCGTTTAATGGTGAAGGTGATTATTGCCCTGGTGACTGGTGCCGGTTCTGCCGTGCAAAGGCTCAATGTCGGGCAAGGGCAGACACAAACACCGCCTTAGAGGATTTCAAAGGGATAGCAGCCCCCAGTAAAGCCGAAAGCGGCAAGTTCCCGCTGCCCCCGCTTCTGTCCAATACAGAAGTCGGTGAAGTCCTGCAGAAGGCAATTGATCTTGAAAAATGGGCAAGTGACTTGAAAGAATATGCCCTTTCCGCAATCCTTGCCGGCGAAGATGTGCAGGGTTGGAAAGCTGTTGAGGGCGTAAGCAGACGTTCGTGGGATGATCAGGAAACAGCATTTTCAGATATCAAAGCTGCGGGTATTGATGAAGCAATGTTATACGAACGGAAACCTGTGACCGCGCCGGCGCTTGAAAAAGCATTGGGTAAGAAGCTGTTCACTGAGGTTGTCGGCGCCCATATTGTAGCCCCACCTGGCAAACCTACGCTTGTACCCGAGACGGACAAGCGCGAAGCGTATCACCCGCACGACGCGGCAAACGATTTTGCAGGGGTGACAGAATGA
- a CDS encoding XRE family transcriptional regulator: MLKRLLTPLGVEIKTKLMLLSQNQEWLIAQVKEKTGMYVDSSNLYKLMTGQLNSQKLEDAIKEILQIQV, translated from the coding sequence ATGCTTAAAAGACTTTTGACACCGCTTGGAGTAGAAATCAAAACAAAACTGATGCTTCTTAGTCAGAATCAGGAATGGTTGATAGCACAAGTAAAGGAAAAAACCGGAATGTATGTAGATAGCTCAAACCTTTACAAACTGATGACTGGGCAACTCAACAGCCAAAAGTTAGAGGATGCTATTAAGGAAATCTTACAGATTCAAGTATAG
- a CDS encoding helix-turn-helix transcriptional regulator, with translation MLSLYEKIESLCKIRGVNITEMCKNSGASRGSLTDLKMGRKKTLTAETLAKIAEYFNVSIDYLMGNEQKETPTLTNKDERDIFKKWQANLDELENSQDGLMFDGQPLDDVTKELLAASLRKDLEMGKRIAKQKFTPKKYRKPEGD, from the coding sequence ATGTTATCCTTGTATGAAAAAATCGAAAGTCTTTGTAAAATCCGTGGTGTCAATATAACTGAAATGTGTAAAAATTCAGGTGCAAGTCGAGGCTCTTTAACAGATCTAAAAATGGGGCGTAAAAAGACATTGACGGCTGAAACTCTCGCAAAAATAGCAGAATATTTTAATGTTTCGATCGATTATCTAATGGGCAACGAGCAAAAAGAAACGCCCACCCTTACAAATAAGGATGAGCGCGATATCTTCAAAAAATGGCAAGCAAATCTTGACGAACTGGAAAACTCGCAGGATGGCCTAATGTTTGACGGACAGCCACTTGACGATGTAACAAAGGAGTTACTGGCCGCAAGTCTGCGCAAGGATTTGGAAATGGGGAAAAGGATCGCTAAACAGAAATTTACACCTAAAAAATATCGAAAACCCGAAGGTGATTGA
- a CDS encoding ImmA/IrrE family metallo-endopeptidase codes for MCIEKVVESLCCKYRTRNPFEIASCKNIDVSFLSLGEIRGYYSQCYRHKCIHINSELALEQQRFTCAHELAHAILHPNSNTPFLQTNTLFCVNRYENEANYFATSLIVPEDDLKEYESFSVPEIAAMYCIDERLIEHRLKMMKK; via the coding sequence ATGTGTATTGAAAAAGTTGTGGAATCTCTTTGTTGTAAATATAGGACAAGAAATCCATTTGAAATAGCATCTTGCAAAAATATTGATGTGTCCTTTTTGTCATTGGGAGAAATAAGGGGATATTATAGCCAATGCTATCGGCATAAATGCATACATATTAATTCAGAGCTGGCTTTAGAACAGCAAAGATTTACTTGCGCTCACGAACTGGCTCACGCGATCTTGCACCCGAACTCAAATACTCCTTTTTTGCAGACAAACACATTGTTTTGTGTAAATCGGTATGAAAATGAAGCTAATTATTTTGCAACAAGCTTGATTGTCCCAGAGGACGATTTGAAGGAATATGAATCTTTCTCCGTACCTGAAATAGCCGCAATGTATTGTATTGATGAAAGACTCATCGAACACAGACTAAAAATGATGAAAAAATAA
- a CDS encoding site-specific integrase, translated as MGKHRDDGDGTFRTLSNGTVEYAISYGKDAYGKRRRKRFYGKNPAECRRQAKEFLKDVGIQKSAVTDYTLSQWLDRWLKSYRGKRIQAGQKQIQQSTLDEYQKYADRIKKHKIANVQLIDIKPIMIADFFNDNLSKYSYTVIKKTRFLLNAAFEAAVENDYCYKNPMHTAAIPQKAPGEKKAFPDEAFDTINEYALLDKDFGVCMLLLLHAGLRSEELRAIGPSDINGRIVTIDKAVKETGELGGTKNGKPRVVPLPPKISPLVHKRLNLDDKYILGGNSFVVKDTLRSKYNAFFKRLNKWCKENNKSPVERLPPHCCRHTYSTRARRKGIAIEIISALLGHSEKEVTEGYTHLDTIKDLTKATNKL; from the coding sequence ATGGGGAAACATCGGGATGACGGAGATGGAACTTTTCGAACGCTATCAAATGGCACAGTAGAATATGCTATCAGTTATGGCAAAGATGCTTATGGCAAAAGGCGGCGAAAACGATTTTACGGTAAAAATCCTGCCGAATGTCGCAGGCAAGCTAAAGAATTTCTAAAAGATGTTGGAATCCAAAAATCCGCTGTAACTGATTATACCCTTAGTCAATGGTTGGATCGTTGGCTAAAATCCTATCGCGGAAAACGAATCCAAGCTGGTCAAAAGCAAATTCAGCAGAGTACGCTTGATGAATATCAAAAATATGCCGATCGGATTAAAAAGCACAAAATTGCAAATGTGCAGCTTATAGATATTAAACCTATCATGATTGCTGATTTTTTCAATGATAATCTTTCGAAGTATAGCTATACAGTGATAAAAAAGACACGTTTTTTGCTAAACGCAGCATTTGAAGCCGCCGTTGAAAATGATTATTGCTACAAAAACCCTATGCATACTGCTGCAATCCCTCAGAAAGCCCCAGGAGAGAAGAAAGCGTTCCCTGACGAAGCATTTGACACCATCAATGAATATGCGCTCCTGGACAAAGATTTTGGTGTTTGTATGCTATTGTTACTTCATGCCGGGTTACGTTCTGAGGAATTACGCGCAATTGGTCCATCGGATATTAATGGCCGTATCGTAACGATAGACAAGGCAGTAAAAGAAACCGGTGAACTTGGGGGGACAAAAAATGGTAAGCCGCGTGTAGTTCCATTACCGCCAAAAATTTCCCCTCTTGTCCACAAACGACTTAATCTCGATGATAAATATATTTTAGGGGGGAATTCCTTCGTTGTCAAAGACACACTTAGGAGCAAGTACAACGCGTTTTTTAAACGATTGAATAAATGGTGTAAGGAAAATAATAAATCGCCTGTAGAGCGCCTGCCGCCCCATTGTTGCCGCCACACCTATTCTACTCGAGCACGACGTAAGGGAATTGCAATAGAAATTATTTCTGCATTATTAGGTCATTCTGAAAAAGAAGTGACTGAAGGGTATACGCACCTCGATACAATTAAAGACCTGACTAAGGCTACTAATAAGCTTTAA